Sequence from the Candidatus Accumulibacter similis genome:
GAGCTGCGCCGCCGCGGGTGGTTTGCCGAAGCGGCCGGACGCAGCGAGCCCAACCTGGCTGCATTGCTCGACCTGGTGGCCCTGGGCACCGTCGCCGATGTCGTCAGCCTTGACCACAACAACCGCGTGCTGGTCAGCCAGGGATTGCGGCGCATCCGTGAGGGCAGGCTGACGCCGGGCGTGCGGGCGCTTTTTCGGGCTGCCGGGCGGAATCCGGCGCAGGCTTCCAGCGTCGACCTCGGCTTCATGATCGGCCCGCGCCTGAACGCTGCCGGCCGCCTGGCCGACATGTCGCTCGGCATCGAGTGCCTGATCACCGATGATGCAGGGCGAGCGATGAACATCGCGCAACAGCTCGACGCCCTCAACCGCGAAAGGCGCGAGATCGAGTCGGGAATGCAGGAGCAGGCGTCGCAGCAGCTCGCCGAGTGGGGCGCCGAGATGTCCAGCGAGGCGGCAGCGGTGTCCCTGTTCGATCCCACGTGGCATCAGGGCGTCGTCGGCATTCTCGCCGCCCGCATCAAGGAGAGGCTGCACCGGCCAGCGTTCGCCTTTGCCCGCGCCGGCGACGGCGAGATCCGTGGCTCGGGCCGGTCGATCCCCGGTCTGCATCTGCGCGACGCCCTCGACCTCGTGAGCAAGCGATCGCCCGGCCTGCTGCTGCGTTTTGGCGGCCACGCGATGGCGGCGGGGGTCAGCCTGCGCGAAAGCGACTTCGCACTCTTCAGCGAGTCCTTTGCCCGGGTCGTCGACGAGTTGCTCGCCCCGGCCGACCGCACACGGACGCTGGAAACCGATGGCGGCCTCGAGGCAGCGTATTTATCGCTGGCGACGGCGCGTTTGCTGGCCGCTGAGGTCTGGGGACAGGGCTTTCCGGCGCCCCTGTTCGAGGACGAGTTCCTCGTCGAGAGCCAGCGCATCCTCAAGGAAAAGCACCTCAAGCTCCGTCTGCGCAAGGGCACGCAGATTCTCGACGCAATCCAGTTCAACTTCCAGCAGGCGCCCGGCCGCCACATCCGCGCCGCCTATCGGCTGGCGATCAACGAGTACAACGGGGTCGAGACGCCACAGTTGATGATCGAGCACATCGAGACCGGCGCGGGCTGAACAGGCAAGGGAAACGCCGGGCACAACCGGATGCGGCGGCGCGCAATCCCGCCTGCGCCCACGCCCGACCACCCGACATCTTCCAGCGTCCGCTCGCTCGTACCGCGCAGCCCTTCCTGCGTGCGACGTTTCCTGCGCCAGCTCTCAGCGCACCCTGATCTCGGTCCACATGCGCGACAGCAGCCGGCGGGTCTTCGGGTCGAAGTCGCGCAGCATCTCCAGCCGCTGCAGGTCGCTGGCTGGCGGAAAGATGCCAGGGTTGCCGGCAATCTCGGGTTCGATGTACGGCATTGCGGCAGCGTTGGGGTTGCCGGCACCGACAAGATTCGAAACGTCGGCGGCGTTGGCACCGACCAGCATGAAATCGATGAACTGGTGCGCCAGATCGGGGCGGCGACCCGACTTGTGGAGGACGAAGTTGTCGACGGCGAGCACGGCGCCTTCCTTCGGCGTGCGAAAGGCGATGGCAAAGGGACGCCTGGCGTCGAGTGCGTCCTGCTGCGCGCGGTACATGTCGCTCGAGTAACCATGCGCGACCCAGATGTTGCCGACCGCCAGATCCTTGATGTAGGTGCTGTTGGAGAAGGTCGCCCAATAAGGCTTGGCGCGCAGGATCAGGCGCTTGGCCTCCTGCCAGCGGGCGGGGTCGGTCTCCTGCACCGAGTGTCCGAGGTACTTCATCGCCGCGCCCATCAGCTCGCGCTGGCTGTTGAGCACCGTCACCTTGCCCTTCAGCTTCTCGAGATGGCGCGGCTCGAAGATCAGCGCCCAGGTGTCGGTCGGCAGGCCAAGTTCGGCCAGCCGCGTGGCATTGTAGCCGAGCAGGGTCACCGTCGTCGCATAGGGCACCGCGTGCCGCAGTCCGGGGTCGTACCAGGGATCACGAAACTCCGCCTTGAGGTTGCCGAGATGTGGCAGCCTGCTCCTGTCGAGCGGGCGCAGCGCCTGTTGTCGCAGCAGGGCCTCGACGGCGTTGCCGGTGGGGACAAGCAGGTCGTAGCCGATGGCCCCGGCTTCGAGCTTGGCGAGCATCTCCTCATTGTCCGAGTAGTAGTCCTGTTTCAGGCGGCAGCGGCACTGTGCCTCGAAGCGCGCCACCGTTTCCTCCGACAGGTAGTTGTTCCAGATGTAGAGGTGGAGCGTATCGGTTGCGACTGCCGGACGGGCACTGGCGACGAGCAGCAGCACCAGCCAGAGACGATGCCAGGCGTTCACCGTCGGCCCTGCATGCTGTCCGGCGCCAGTCTTGCCGCCAGCGCGATGAGGCTCAGCGTCAGTGCCATCAGCAGGGTCGAAATGGCGTTCACTTCCGGCGTCACCGCCACCTTGATCATCGAATAGATCTGCAGCGGCAGCGTCGTGACGCCGACCCCGGCAACGAAGAAGGTGATGACGAAATCGTCGATCGACAGCGTGAAACTCATCAGGAAGCCGGCAACGACACCCGGCAGGATCAGTGGCAACGTCACCCGCCGGAAAGTCTGCCACGGGCTGGCGCCGAGATCGCGTGCCGCCTCGAAGATGCTTTCGTCCATGCCGGCCAGGCGGGCGCGGACAATGATGGCGACAAAACCGATCGAGAAAGTGATGTGCGCGACGAGAATCGAGATCAGCCCCAGCGTCAGATCGAGGACCTGGCGGAAGAACAGAAGCAGTGAGACGCCGAGCAGGATCTCGGGCATCGCCACCGGTGTCAGGACGAGGAAAGGCAGCGCGCGCAGCAGACCGACCGGCCAGCGCTGCATGGCGATGCCGGCCATCGTCCCGAGCACGGTGGCGATCAGCGAAGCGACGACGGCGATGAACAGCGAGTTTCCGGCGGCGCGCAGCATCTCCTCGTCCGCCAGCAGAACGCCGTACCAGCGCGTCGTGAAGCCCACCCACTCGGCATTGAGCAGCGAGTCGTTGAAGGAGAAGATGACGACGACCGCCAGCGGCAGGTAGAGAAAGGCGTAGACGGCGAGCGCCGCCAGCCACAACCAGAGTGGGCTGCCACCGTGGCGCATCAGGCAGTCTCCCGCCGGGGCCGGCCAGCGCGGACGGCGATCGCCGCCAGCGCGAGAACGGCAGCGGTGAGCAGCAGCGACAGCGTGGAGCCGAGGGGCCAGTCGCGGTTGTCGAGAAACTGCTCCTTGATCAGGTTGCCGACCAGGATGTCGCGCGTGCCGCCGAGCAGTTCGGGGATGGCGAACATGCCGAGAACGGGAATGAAGACCAGCGCCGATCCCGACCAGATGCCCGGCATCGACAGCGGCAGGGTGATGCGCCGAAAGCGCTTCCAGCTGCCCGCACCGAGGTCCTGCGCCGCCTCCAGCAGCGCCGGATCGTGCTTCTCGAGGTTGGTGTACAGCGGCAGGATCATGAATGGCAAATGCACATAGACCATGCCGGCGATCACCGCGAAAGGGGTGTACAGGAGTTCGAACGGACCAAGGACGATGATCCAGGCGTACACGCGAATCAGGAAGTTGCTGGCAAAGGGCAGGATGACCAGCAGGACGAGGAGATCGCGATGGCCGCGCTCGCTGCGGGCGATGAGCAGCGCCAGCGGATAGGCGAGCAGCAGGCAAAGCAGCGTCGTCGCCGTGGCGACCAGGAACGAGCGCAGGAAAATCTCGGCGTAGATCCAGTCACCGAAGAAGAAACGATAGGTTTCGAGCGACAGATTCAAGCGGCCGTCGACAAGCAGCGGCGCCAGGCCGCCGAAATCACCCGGCTGCCGGAACGAAGCACCAACCATGATCAGCGCCGGCGCAAGGAAGAAGAGCAGCAGGAAGAGTGTCGGCGGCAGGCTGACCAGCCACCGGGTCAGCCGCTCGCCGCTGCCGCTGCGGCGTGCTGCCGCGGACAGCCGCTCAGTCACGCAGGAAGACCCCTGCCTCGCGCCGCCAGCCAACGCCAACGACATCGCCACGGTCAAGCGACTTGGCGCGGCCGGGCAACGAGTTGGCGAGCAGCGCCTCGAGAACGACACCGTTGTCGAGGGCGATCCGGTAGACGGTGACGTCGCCGAGGTAGAGATGGTCGCGCACCGTGCCGACGAAATGGTTGTCGAAGCCGTGCGGCTCGTCGCCGGCAAGCACCGCCAGTTGTTCGGGACGCAGGGCAATCACGCCATGCTCACCGGCAGCGGCACCGCTGGCCGCAGTACAGGCAACCTCACCGAGGCCGGCTGCCGACAGGCGCAGCCCGTCATCGCCGACACTGTTGACGCTGACCGGCAGGAGGTTGATGGTGCCGATGAAGTCGGCGACGAAGCGGTTCTTCGGATAACCGTAGACCTCCTCCGGCGCGCCGACCTGCTCGATGCGACCTTCGTTCATCACCGCGATGCGATGCGAGATCGCCAGTGCCTCCTGCTGCGAATGGGTGACGAAGACGAAGGTGATGCCGACCTCGCGCTGCAGTGCGATCAACTCGCCCTTCATCTGTTCGCGCAGCTTGGCATCGAGCGCACCCAGCGGCTCGTCGAGCAGCAGCAGGCGCGGCTCGTTGATCAGCCCGCGCGCCAGCGCCACACGCTGTTTCTGGCCACCCGACAGCTCGTGCGGGAACTGGCGTGCCTTGTCCTCCAGGTGCACGAGGTCGAGCGCTTGGCGCAACCGTGCCGCGATCTCGTCCCCGTTCCTGCCGGCCATCTGCAGCGGGAAGGCGATGTTCTGCGCCACCGTCATGTGCGGAAAAAGCGCGTAGCTCTGGAAGACGGTATGCACCGGTCGCTTCTCGGGCGCGATGCCGGCCAGTGGTTGGCCGTCGAGCAGCAGTTCACCGCCATCCGGTTCGTCG
This genomic interval carries:
- a CDS encoding spermidine/putrescine ABC transporter substrate-binding protein; the encoded protein is MNAWHRLWLVLLLVASARPAVATDTLHLYIWNNYLSEETVARFEAQCRCRLKQDYYSDNEEMLAKLEAGAIGYDLLVPTGNAVEALLRQQALRPLDRSRLPHLGNLKAEFRDPWYDPGLRHAVPYATTVTLLGYNATRLAELGLPTDTWALIFEPRHLEKLKGKVTVLNSQRELMGAAMKYLGHSVQETDPARWQEAKRLILRAKPYWATFSNSTYIKDLAVGNIWVAHGYSSDMYRAQQDALDARRPFAIAFRTPKEGAVLAVDNFVLHKSGRRPDLAHQFIDFMLVGANAADVSNLVGAGNPNAAAMPYIEPEIAGNPGIFPPASDLQRLEMLRDFDPKTRRLLSRMWTEIRVR
- the recJ gene encoding single-stranded-DNA-specific exonuclease RecJ — protein: MTRLRRRAVSPRSQWQLEQQGLHPLLARIYAGRGIRTGSELDYDFRSLLPPAGLTNAATAAVLLADHITRQRKILIVADYDCDGATACAVGVRALRAFGARVDYLVPNRFTYGYGLSPDIVELAAAAAPDLLLTVDNGIASIDGVNRARQLGMATLITDHHLPGDELPAADCIVNPSLAGCDFASKALAGVGVIFYVMLALRSELRRRGWFAEAAGRSEPNLAALLDLVALGTVADVVSLDHNNRVLVSQGLRRIREGRLTPGVRALFRAAGRNPAQASSVDLGFMIGPRLNAAGRLADMSLGIECLITDDAGRAMNIAQQLDALNRERREIESGMQEQASQQLAEWGAEMSSEAAAVSLFDPTWHQGVVGILAARIKERLHRPAFAFARAGDGEIRGSGRSIPGLHLRDALDLVSKRSPGLLLRFGGHAMAAGVSLRESDFALFSESFARVVDELLAPADRTRTLETDGGLEAAYLSLATARLLAAEVWGQGFPAPLFEDEFLVESQRILKEKHLKLRLRKGTQILDAIQFNFQQAPGRHIRAAYRLAINEYNGVETPQLMIEHIETGAG
- a CDS encoding ABC transporter permease, yielding MSLALAGGARQGSSCVTERLSAAARRSGSGERLTRWLVSLPPTLFLLLFFLAPALIMVGASFRQPGDFGGLAPLLVDGRLNLSLETYRFFFGDWIYAEIFLRSFLVATATTLLCLLLAYPLALLIARSERGHRDLLVLLVILPFASNFLIRVYAWIIVLGPFELLYTPFAVIAGMVYVHLPFMILPLYTNLEKHDPALLEAAQDLGAGSWKRFRRITLPLSMPGIWSGSALVFIPVLGMFAIPELLGGTRDILVGNLIKEQFLDNRDWPLGSTLSLLLTAAVLALAAIAVRAGRPRRETA
- a CDS encoding ABC transporter permease, which produces MRHGGSPLWLWLAALAVYAFLYLPLAVVVIFSFNDSLLNAEWVGFTTRWYGVLLADEEMLRAAGNSLFIAVVASLIATVLGTMAGIAMQRWPVGLLRALPFLVLTPVAMPEILLGVSLLLFFRQVLDLTLGLISILVAHITFSIGFVAIIVRARLAGMDESIFEAARDLGASPWQTFRRVTLPLILPGVVAGFLMSFTLSIDDFVITFFVAGVGVTTLPLQIYSMIKVAVTPEVNAISTLLMALTLSLIALAARLAPDSMQGRR
- a CDS encoding ABC transporter ATP-binding protein, with protein sequence MALLEIRNVTRRFGDFKAVDDVSLSIEAGEFFTLLGPSGCGKTTILRMIAGFDEPDGGELLLDGQPLAGIAPEKRPVHTVFQSYALFPHMTVAQNIAFPLQMAGRNGDEIAARLRQALDLVHLEDKARQFPHELSGGQKQRVALARGLINEPRLLLLDEPLGALDAKLREQMKGELIALQREVGITFVFVTHSQQEALAISHRIAVMNEGRIEQVGAPEEVYGYPKNRFVADFIGTINLLPVSVNSVGDDGLRLSAAGLGEVACTAASGAAAGEHGVIALRPEQLAVLAGDEPHGFDNHFVGTVRDHLYLGDVTVYRIALDNGVVLEALLANSLPGRAKSLDRGDVVGVGWRREAGVFLRD